In one Neobacillus sp. WH10 genomic region, the following are encoded:
- a CDS encoding phage holin — protein sequence MINWRVRFRNRKWVIAFISQTLLVVQMLLSGLHSLGLVDFQITDAIQNSILSFVNAVFVLLSMLGFVQDPTTKGYGDSERALKYKDPN from the coding sequence ATGATTAACTGGAGAGTCCGCTTCAGAAATCGGAAATGGGTGATCGCATTTATTTCACAAACCTTACTTGTAGTACAAATGCTATTATCAGGGTTACATTCATTAGGTCTAGTTGATTTTCAAATAACTGATGCAATCCAAAATTCAATTTTATCGTTCGTAAATGCTGTATTTGTTTTGTTGTCTATGTTAGGGTTCGTACAGGATCCAACCACCAAAGGTTATGGTGACAGTGAACGGGCGTTAAAATACAAGGATCCAAATTAG
- a CDS encoding MFS transporter has translation MTKVKNYFVQFHPIVWVLLIGTVLTRGSAFMTLPFLSIYLSRQMDLSPIIIGLTVGMSPLMATVGGFIGGHLSDRFGRKPVMLAALFTLALVYYGFTMAAGQGWFIVLNALNGLCTSFFEPTSQALMADVTDKNKRMKVYSLRYTAINIGASVGPLLGAYLANSSAKLSFAITGSTYLLYGIVLSVFMKKLVISKEDTIKKVVTFAGAFRILKTDKALRNLIIGIILINIGYVQIDSNLPQVLEGTLENGVAIFSVLLTINAVMVVLLQIPLSHLAERFSLLQGMSAGSLFIAAGLIGFSFVNGWLTAILAMVLLTIGEIFIFPSNSMMMDELAPEHMRGTYFGAGQFRKIGNFLGPIIGGYLLSHFSGQIMFWVIAILSLGSIIFFIAGNRTFLKTRISRQEKVM, from the coding sequence ATGACTAAGGTTAAAAACTATTTTGTCCAATTCCATCCAATTGTGTGGGTTTTGTTAATCGGAACGGTTTTAACAAGGGGATCCGCTTTTATGACGTTGCCTTTTCTATCAATCTATTTATCAAGGCAAATGGATCTTTCACCTATTATAATTGGTTTAACAGTAGGAATGAGTCCGTTAATGGCAACAGTTGGTGGATTTATTGGCGGCCATTTATCAGATCGGTTTGGCAGGAAACCGGTTATGCTTGCCGCTTTGTTTACGTTAGCGTTGGTTTATTATGGATTCACTATGGCAGCAGGACAAGGCTGGTTTATCGTGTTAAATGCTCTAAACGGACTTTGCACATCATTTTTTGAACCAACATCCCAAGCCTTAATGGCTGATGTAACCGATAAGAACAAGAGAATGAAAGTATATTCTTTACGCTATACAGCGATAAATATTGGTGCCTCTGTTGGACCGCTCCTAGGGGCATATTTGGCAAATTCATCAGCTAAGCTATCCTTCGCCATCACCGGTTCAACTTATTTGCTTTATGGAATTGTCTTGTCAGTATTTATGAAAAAACTTGTAATATCTAAAGAAGATACAATCAAGAAAGTCGTTACATTTGCAGGAGCTTTTCGAATATTAAAAACGGATAAGGCATTGCGGAATCTTATAATTGGGATTATTTTAATAAATATCGGCTATGTGCAAATTGATTCCAATTTGCCACAAGTATTAGAAGGAACACTAGAGAATGGAGTAGCTATTTTCTCGGTTCTGCTGACCATTAATGCTGTGATGGTTGTATTATTACAGATACCGCTTAGCCATCTTGCTGAAAGATTCAGCTTATTGCAGGGTATGTCTGCTGGTTCGCTCTTTATTGCAGCCGGTCTAATTGGATTTAGTTTTGTTAACGGTTGGTTAACAGCGATTTTGGCAATGGTTTTATTAACAATCGGCGAGATATTTATCTTCCCTTCTAACAGCATGATGATGGATGAGCTTGCCCCAGAACATATGCGTGGAACTTATTTTGGAGCCGGACAGTTTCGAAAAATTGGGAACTTTTTAGGGCCGATCATTGGGGGTTACCTCCTAAGTCATTTTAGCGGGCAAATCATGTTTTGGGTTATTGCGATTTTATCGTTGGGAAGTATCATTTTCTTCATTGCTGGTAACCGAACTTTTTTAAAAACAAGAATATCAAGGCAGGAAAAAGTAATGTAA
- a CDS encoding spore germination protein, which produces MSILSKILKKEQKRRQDDNYRQQQDPLKPEDQTILRNYQDNIARIKEEFGNSTDLCLREFSISNHKGIVVYIDGLADNKMISEFFLESLTEEIIDHSQDSFQKLMERAVGLGNYKIISNWNQVFDAFLSGNTLFFLDGYDKAIDVETKGWNMRAITEPSTQLSIRGPKDSFTETMRTNTALIRRRIKSPNLWLETIKVGKVSQTDVAIMYMKGIANEKIVTEVKERLNRINVDSIIESGHVEQLIEDQVWTTFPTTFHSERPDVIASQLLEGRIAIIVDGTPFVITVPAIFIQFFQAPDDYYFRFDISTGIRLLRILAFYIALIGPAIYIAGTTFHQEMIPTTMAIAIASQRENVPFPAFVEALIMEVTFEILREAGLRLPRAVGQAVSIVGALVIGQAAVQAGIVSPVMVIVVSITALANFSTPSFGMAIAARLIRFLMMALSTILGVYGIMLGLIFLSIHLCSLRSFGIPYMMPLAPFNIRNQEDVFARLPIWAMKNRPKFISKDNMVREGENQKPGPPSEEDDPSSKGGS; this is translated from the coding sequence GTGTCGATTTTGTCTAAAATTTTGAAAAAAGAGCAAAAAAGACGACAGGATGATAATTACAGACAGCAGCAAGATCCGCTAAAACCGGAAGACCAAACCATTCTTAGGAATTATCAAGACAATATAGCCCGGATAAAAGAAGAATTTGGAAACAGTACAGATTTATGCTTACGTGAGTTTTCTATATCAAACCATAAAGGCATTGTCGTCTATATTGATGGATTGGCTGATAATAAAATGATCAGTGAATTTTTTCTTGAATCTCTGACTGAAGAAATCATCGATCATTCACAGGATTCTTTTCAAAAATTGATGGAAAGAGCCGTTGGTTTAGGTAATTATAAAATTATTTCAAATTGGAATCAAGTATTTGATGCGTTTCTTTCAGGAAATACACTGTTCTTCTTGGACGGTTATGATAAAGCGATTGACGTAGAAACAAAGGGTTGGAATATGCGTGCGATCACAGAACCTTCAACCCAATTATCAATCCGCGGTCCAAAAGATTCTTTTACAGAAACAATGCGAACCAATACAGCTTTAATCCGAAGGCGGATAAAAAGTCCAAATTTATGGCTAGAAACGATAAAGGTGGGCAAAGTCTCGCAAACTGATGTAGCAATTATGTATATGAAGGGAATTGCCAATGAAAAAATCGTCACGGAAGTTAAAGAACGGTTAAACAGGATCAATGTTGATTCTATCATTGAATCTGGCCATGTTGAGCAATTGATTGAGGACCAAGTTTGGACTACCTTTCCGACTACCTTTCATTCAGAGAGACCGGATGTAATAGCTTCACAGTTACTTGAGGGAAGAATCGCGATAATTGTGGACGGGACGCCGTTTGTCATTACCGTCCCTGCGATATTTATTCAATTTTTCCAGGCACCTGATGATTATTATTTTCGTTTTGATATTTCAACTGGAATTCGTCTTTTAAGAATATTGGCTTTTTATATTGCCCTTATAGGACCTGCCATCTATATCGCCGGTACAACCTTTCATCAGGAGATGATCCCAACAACGATGGCGATTGCGATTGCATCACAACGTGAAAATGTGCCTTTTCCCGCATTTGTTGAGGCGTTAATTATGGAAGTAACCTTTGAAATATTAAGGGAGGCTGGACTAAGGCTTCCTCGGGCAGTCGGTCAAGCAGTTTCAATCGTTGGCGCGCTTGTCATAGGTCAAGCGGCAGTCCAGGCTGGAATTGTATCTCCCGTAATGGTCATAGTTGTTTCGATAACCGCATTAGCCAATTTTTCTACACCTAGTTTTGGCATGGCAATTGCGGCAAGGTTAATTCGTTTTTTAATGATGGCCTTATCCACTATTTTAGGTGTTTATGGGATCATGTTAGGTCTTATATTTTTGTCTATCCATTTATGCTCATTACGTTCATTTGGTATCCCCTATATGATGCCGCTTGCGCCGTTTAACATACGAAATCAGGAGGATGTATTCGCTCGTCTTCCAATTTGGGCGATGAAAAATAGGCCTAAGTTTATTAGTAAAGACAATATGGTAAGAGAAGGAGAAAATCAAAAACCTGGTCCGCCATCAGAAGAGGATGATCCATCATCAAAGGGTGGATCATAA
- a CDS encoding Ger(x)C family spore germination protein, which translates to MRKITVVILLVIICSSFLSACWNQKELTDLAFVMAVGIDKGEDKRFSVSFQIVNPANVNLGQGSGGGQGLPIAVYSSSGDTITEAARNATKQISRRLYYAHTNLVAISEEVAKDGFLNIMDVLDRDPEFRTTTQLVITRGTPANVLVSSLANLDKLPVNKITKEIKATEDMLGENMQITIDDFLSGVVSNGKEPIVNGYKVTGDVEMAGRAGDLLETKTKAILSADGLAVFKKGKLIGWIEHEKARGVIWILDKVKSTAVNVDWGEKKEAITMAPLRTKTKVAVKIKHGKPVIDISIKDEGWITEVNTAIDLTDPNEIEKIDKLVEKEIKRQIMATVKEAQKMKSDIFGFGEKVHKKDPKLWKKLKGNWDEHFAELEVNVKVDSYSRREGIRTKPFWSNFNQ; encoded by the coding sequence ATGAGAAAAATAACTGTAGTAATTTTACTTGTTATAATATGTTCTTCTTTTCTTAGTGCCTGCTGGAATCAAAAAGAATTAACAGATTTAGCTTTTGTGATGGCGGTGGGAATTGACAAAGGCGAAGACAAAAGGTTTTCCGTTTCCTTCCAAATTGTAAACCCTGCGAATGTTAACTTAGGACAGGGGAGTGGAGGAGGACAGGGTTTGCCGATAGCTGTTTATTCAAGTTCCGGGGATACTATAACAGAAGCCGCCAGAAACGCAACCAAACAAATTTCGCGGCGATTATATTATGCACACACCAATTTAGTCGCCATAAGTGAAGAAGTCGCTAAGGATGGATTCCTTAATATAATGGATGTGCTCGACCGCGATCCTGAATTTAGAACAACAACCCAACTTGTGATAACGCGGGGTACCCCTGCGAATGTATTGGTTTCCTCTTTAGCAAATCTCGATAAACTGCCAGTTAATAAGATTACAAAGGAGATTAAGGCGACAGAAGATATGTTAGGTGAAAATATGCAAATTACTATCGATGATTTCCTTAGCGGGGTAGTCAGCAATGGAAAAGAGCCTATTGTCAATGGTTATAAAGTGACTGGTGACGTTGAAATGGCAGGGAGAGCAGGGGACTTGCTTGAAACAAAAACAAAAGCAATTCTTTCTGCTGATGGTTTAGCTGTTTTTAAAAAAGGAAAATTAATTGGGTGGATTGAACACGAAAAGGCACGAGGAGTAATTTGGATATTAGATAAAGTAAAAAGTACAGCGGTAAATGTGGATTGGGGAGAAAAAAAGGAAGCAATTACAATGGCTCCATTGCGCACAAAAACGAAAGTGGCTGTAAAAATCAAGCATGGGAAACCTGTTATCGACATTTCGATTAAAGATGAAGGCTGGATTACCGAAGTAAATACGGCAATAGACTTAACCGATCCAAATGAGATCGAGAAAATTGATAAGCTTGTCGAAAAAGAAATAAAAAGACAAATTATGGCAACAGTAAAAGAAGCTCAAAAAATGAAGAGTGATATTTTTGGTTTTGGTGAGAAGGTTCACAAAAAGGATCCGAAACTTTGGAAGAAGCTAAAAGGAAATTGGGACGAGCACTTTGCTGAACTTGAAGTGAATGTGAAGGTAGATTCCTATAGCCGCAGGGAAGGAATCCGGACAAAACCGTTTTGGTCAAATTTTAATCAATAA
- a CDS encoding GerAB/ArcD/ProY family transporter — MEKAKIKASQLFILVVLFEMGSAILLGLGVSAKQDAWLAMLLGLAGGLLLFLVYYQLYKYYPSLPFTSYVQKITGKWMGRLLGYLYVVYFIDMSTRVLRDFGELLTNTVYVNTPLIVINSLMILIIIYAINKGIEVIARVGELFFGAIYLMALAGFLLILFSGLIHLENLQPVLEYGWKPVFITFIKGTLTFPFGEMVVFTMLLPLINNYKKVKLACMGGMILAGINISLTIAINIATLGIDLYERSNFPLLTTIGKIQLANFIERLDVFFLIYLMIGCFFKISLFFYAAVVGATDLFQFKNHQKLTFPIGLMILLASVTIASNYAEHIEEGLRVVPVYVQWPFQIIIPTILLIIAFFRNRKNKATSSP; from the coding sequence ATGGAAAAGGCAAAAATAAAAGCTTCCCAGCTGTTTATACTAGTTGTCTTGTTCGAAATGGGCAGTGCAATACTTTTAGGTCTTGGGGTCTCGGCAAAACAGGATGCATGGCTGGCTATGTTGTTAGGCTTAGCAGGGGGCTTACTGCTTTTTCTTGTTTATTATCAGCTATATAAATATTATCCATCATTGCCATTTACAAGTTATGTTCAAAAAATTACCGGTAAATGGATGGGAAGACTGCTTGGTTATTTATATGTCGTATATTTCATCGATATGTCTACACGAGTTTTGCGTGATTTTGGTGAACTATTAACAAATACCGTTTATGTTAATACCCCTCTCATTGTTATTAATTCCTTGATGATACTGATCATCATTTATGCGATTAATAAAGGTATTGAAGTAATTGCGAGAGTGGGGGAACTATTTTTTGGGGCAATCTATCTAATGGCACTGGCTGGTTTTCTCCTCATTTTATTTTCTGGATTAATACATCTGGAAAATCTTCAACCAGTTTTAGAATATGGATGGAAGCCTGTGTTCATAACATTTATTAAGGGAACACTCACCTTTCCATTTGGAGAAATGGTTGTCTTTACCATGCTACTACCTTTGATAAACAATTATAAAAAAGTAAAACTTGCATGTATGGGTGGGATGATTTTAGCTGGAATAAATATTTCGCTTACTATTGCCATCAATATAGCTACACTTGGGATAGATCTTTATGAGCGCTCAAATTTCCCGTTGCTTACGACTATAGGTAAAATTCAATTGGCTAATTTTATAGAACGATTGGATGTATTTTTTTTGATTTATTTAATGATTGGGTGTTTCTTTAAAATTTCACTGTTTTTCTATGCAGCGGTTGTTGGAGCAACAGATCTTTTTCAATTTAAAAACCACCAGAAGTTAACTTTTCCAATAGGTTTAATGATCCTTCTTGCATCAGTAACGATTGCTTCGAATTATGCGGAACATATTGAAGAAGGGTTAAGGGTTGTACCTGTTTATGTGCAATGGCCTTTTCAAATAATCATTCCCACCATATTACTAATCATTGCCTTTTTCCGGAACCGGAAGAACAAGGCAACAAGCTCTCCATAG
- a CDS encoding PAS domain S-box protein produces MNKKKLVILYFITSFIWIYGSNYLIQQFVPPSIIPLVERSKEFFYVLVTGGFFYFFLNKKQELTVSREDQKRLSTLINSMVDFVNFKDGEGRWIEANDFGLKLFQLENIEYRGKKDSELAEYTAFYADALRYCEISDEETWENGEITRIEEVIPIPNGSLKIFDTIKVPLFHSDGSRQGLVIIGRDITDKKEMARQLAESQQQYKSLFEYSPDIVYMLDLDGKITNLNPQFEVITGFNREKMIGKNVKVLLPKKYKRFLKHFISSVVEEIKPLVYEIKIPQVNGNMIALQCTSVPIIINGEITGIIGYGKDVTTLRKTEERLRITEKLSVVGELAASVAHEIRNPLTSLKGFVQILQVEDGKHQFYYQIMLDELNRINHIVGELLLLAKPQHLKFTNAAIQKILYDVISLLSTEANYNNVQIESVFPEQEIYLECEPNQLKQLFINIIKNAIEASVNCGKVVIGLELYENDQVFITVKDDGCGISKDLLGKIGEPFYSSKEKGTGLGLTVSYKIVQSHKGTIRFASQKNQGTTVHMTLPLNQKDKRN; encoded by the coding sequence ATGAACAAAAAAAAGCTAGTCATCCTTTACTTCATTACTAGTTTTATTTGGATTTATGGATCAAACTATTTAATTCAACAATTTGTACCTCCTTCCATTATTCCTTTAGTTGAAAGGTCCAAAGAATTTTTTTATGTGCTCGTCACAGGTGGTTTCTTTTATTTTTTTCTCAACAAGAAACAAGAATTAACTGTTTCCCGTGAGGATCAAAAACGTCTATCAACGTTAATCAATTCAATGGTTGACTTTGTTAACTTCAAAGATGGCGAAGGAAGATGGATTGAAGCAAATGATTTTGGCTTGAAATTGTTCCAGCTTGAAAATATAGAATATCGTGGAAAAAAGGACTCAGAATTAGCTGAATATACTGCTTTTTATGCGGATGCCCTCAGGTACTGTGAGATTTCTGATGAGGAAACCTGGGAAAATGGGGAAATTACCCGTATTGAAGAAGTTATCCCCATACCTAACGGTTCATTAAAAATATTTGATACCATCAAAGTCCCTCTTTTCCATTCTGATGGCTCAAGACAAGGTTTAGTAATTATTGGACGGGATATTACAGACAAAAAGGAAATGGCAAGGCAATTGGCTGAAAGCCAGCAGCAATATAAATCATTATTTGAATACAGCCCGGATATCGTTTATATGTTAGATTTGGATGGGAAGATTACTAACCTAAATCCCCAATTTGAAGTCATTACAGGCTTCAACCGTGAAAAGATGATTGGGAAAAATGTAAAAGTTCTATTACCTAAAAAGTATAAAAGATTCCTAAAGCATTTTATTTCCTCTGTTGTAGAGGAAATAAAGCCGCTCGTGTATGAAATAAAAATCCCGCAGGTAAATGGAAATATGATTGCTTTACAATGTACATCGGTTCCCATCATTATCAATGGAGAAATTACGGGAATCATTGGATATGGCAAGGATGTAACCACCTTAAGAAAAACAGAAGAGCGTTTAAGAATAACGGAAAAACTTTCTGTTGTTGGAGAATTAGCTGCTAGTGTTGCCCATGAAATCCGTAATCCTCTTACCTCCTTAAAGGGTTTTGTACAGATTTTACAAGTAGAAGACGGGAAGCATCAATTTTATTATCAAATCATGTTAGATGAATTAAACAGAATTAATCACATAGTTGGTGAACTCCTTCTATTAGCTAAGCCGCAGCATCTTAAATTTACAAACGCTGCAATTCAAAAGATATTGTATGATGTCATCTCATTATTAAGCACTGAAGCCAATTATAATAATGTTCAAATTGAATCCGTTTTTCCGGAACAAGAGATTTACCTTGAATGTGAACCAAACCAGCTTAAGCAATTGTTTATCAATATTATTAAAAATGCAATTGAAGCTTCGGTAAATTGCGGGAAAGTAGTGATTGGCCTTGAACTATATGAGAATGATCAAGTTTTCATTACGGTCAAAGACGATGGATGCGGGATTTCCAAGGATTTATTAGGCAAAATTGGTGAACCATTCTATTCTTCCAAAGAAAAAGGAACTGGCTTAGGATTAACAGTCAGCTATAAAATTGTTCAGTCACACAAAGGAACCATACGATTTGCCAGTCAAAAGAATCAAGGAACTACGGTTCATATGACCCTGCCTCTCAATCAGAAAGACAAACGAAACTAA
- a CDS encoding GNAT family N-acetyltransferase encodes MFEDFTIRDAEINDLPVIVDIYNSTIPGRLVTADLEPVSVESRMQWFNDHSPAFRPLWVLEMHDKICGWVSFQSFYGRPAYNNTAEISIYIDQNFRGKKLGKFLIQQAIDACPKLGIKTLLGFIFGHNQPSIKLFNCFGFEKWAHLPNVAELDGIERDLLILGKRIV; translated from the coding sequence ATGTTTGAAGATTTCACAATTAGAGATGCGGAAATAAATGATTTACCAGTCATAGTAGATATTTACAATTCAACCATTCCCGGAAGATTGGTAACAGCTGATTTAGAGCCAGTTTCAGTAGAAAGCCGGATGCAATGGTTCAATGATCATTCTCCTGCTTTTCGTCCATTATGGGTTTTAGAGATGCACGACAAGATTTGCGGGTGGGTAAGCTTTCAATCATTTTATGGCAGACCTGCATATAATAACACAGCAGAAATCAGTATTTATATTGATCAAAATTTCCGCGGCAAGAAGCTAGGGAAATTTCTCATTCAACAGGCTATCGATGCTTGTCCAAAGCTTGGAATCAAGACTCTTCTTGGTTTTATTTTTGGTCATAATCAACCAAGTATTAAACTTTTTAATTGCTTTGGGTTTGAAAAGTGGGCACATCTGCCGAATGTTGCAGAACTGGATGGAATTGAAAGAGACTTGCTTATCCTTGGCAAAAGAATAGTTTAA
- a CDS encoding YpzG family protein: protein MGYKDRLDPHSELFHHHTTRPKFARSQVNGQTQLTHDAIILRSNTKAHRW, encoded by the coding sequence ATGGGCTATAAAGATCGTTTGGATCCGCACTCAGAACTCTTTCACCACCATACGACGCGTCCAAAGTTTGCCAGGTCACAGGTAAATGGACAAACTCAATTGACGCATGATGCGATCATCTTAAGGAGCAATACCAAGGCACATCGCTGGTAA
- the fabG gene encoding 3-oxoacyl-ACP reductase FabG, producing the protein MTGRFAGRVALVTGGSRGIGKGIVDLFAQEGAKVAFIDLNEEALGTTTSELKEKGHDVYSKIANVVDAEQVENAVKEVYETFGSVDILVNNAGVIRDNLLFKMTDLDWQTVMDVHLKGSFNAARAVQKYMVEQKYGRIINISSTSALGNRGQANYAAAKAGLQGFTKTLAIELGKYGITANSVAPGFIETEMTKETAARIGVSFEQFIQASVAAIPVGRTGKPEDIANAVAFFADEKSSFVNGQVIYVAGGPKN; encoded by the coding sequence ATGACAGGCAGATTTGCAGGGAGAGTTGCATTGGTGACAGGCGGAAGCCGCGGAATTGGAAAAGGGATAGTTGACCTTTTTGCACAGGAAGGCGCAAAAGTGGCCTTTATCGATTTAAATGAAGAGGCATTAGGCACGACAACGAGCGAGTTAAAAGAAAAAGGTCATGATGTCTATTCAAAGATCGCTAATGTTGTCGATGCCGAGCAGGTGGAAAACGCCGTCAAGGAGGTTTACGAGACATTTGGGTCTGTTGATATTCTTGTCAATAATGCAGGAGTTATCCGAGATAATCTATTATTTAAAATGACTGATTTAGATTGGCAAACCGTTATGGATGTACATTTAAAGGGATCCTTTAATGCTGCTCGTGCCGTGCAAAAATATATGGTTGAACAAAAATATGGCCGAATCATCAATATTTCTTCAACATCTGCTCTTGGAAATCGCGGGCAGGCAAATTATGCTGCGGCAAAAGCAGGCTTGCAAGGCTTTACGAAAACATTAGCGATAGAATTAGGTAAATATGGAATCACAGCAAACTCAGTTGCACCTGGATTTATAGAAACTGAAATGACGAAGGAGACAGCTGCAAGAATCGGGGTTTCTTTCGAGCAATTTATTCAGGCAAGCGTTGCCGCAATCCCGGTTGGCCGCACTGGAAAGCCGGAGGATATCGCCAATGCTGTTGCCTTCTTTGCTGATGAAAAGTCATCATTCGTTAATGGTCAAGTTATATACGTAGCCGGAGGGCCAAAAAATTAA
- a CDS encoding MaoC family dehydratase N-terminal domain-containing protein — MFKDQIGKQSNKVKNVVERGAVKKFAEAIDDLHPIYFDEVTGRLSRYKNNIAPPTFPRVFDYGAIEGLNLPDKGLIHGEQTFHYVRPLFVGEEVYCYSIVKKYFEKKGTFGQMGFLVLESFGEDSKGTTIFSSTSTIVISEAVRKVLTR; from the coding sequence TTGTTCAAGGATCAAATAGGCAAACAATCGAACAAGGTAAAAAATGTTGTTGAAAGAGGAGCGGTAAAGAAATTTGCGGAAGCAATTGACGACCTTCATCCTATCTATTTTGATGAGGTAACAGGAAGACTTTCTAGATATAAAAATAATATTGCACCGCCCACTTTCCCAAGGGTATTTGATTATGGTGCCATTGAAGGATTAAATCTCCCAGATAAAGGCTTGATTCACGGGGAGCAAACATTCCATTATGTACGGCCTTTATTTGTTGGGGAAGAGGTTTACTGTTACTCAATCGTGAAAAAGTATTTTGAGAAAAAAGGGACATTTGGTCAAATGGGGTTCCTCGTGCTTGAAAGCTTCGGTGAAGATTCGAAGGGAACTACAATTTTCAGTTCAACCTCTACAATTGTCATATCTGAAGCAGTGAGGAAGGTGTTGACTAGATGA
- a CDS encoding MaoC/PaaZ C-terminal domain-containing protein, whose translation MSMVAELQVGELLKEIQLKPVSRLDLIKYAGASGDFNPIHTIDDEAEKAGLPGIIAHGMWTMGNLAKLFTEYYEDGFILDYSIRFKGMVFLNDVITLKATLKEKQEHVLRFNVQAVNQQGNDVLKGEVVFHHY comes from the coding sequence ATGAGTATGGTGGCGGAATTACAAGTCGGTGAATTGCTAAAGGAAATTCAGCTTAAGCCCGTCTCTAGGTTGGACTTGATTAAGTATGCCGGTGCTTCTGGCGATTTTAATCCGATTCACACGATTGATGATGAGGCGGAAAAAGCGGGTTTGCCAGGAATTATTGCCCATGGCATGTGGACGATGGGAAATTTGGCGAAGCTATTTACCGAGTATTATGAGGATGGGTTTATTCTAGACTACTCTATCCGTTTTAAAGGCATGGTGTTTTTAAATGATGTTATTACTCTTAAAGCCACTTTAAAAGAAAAACAGGAGCATGTGCTGCGCTTTAATGTCCAAGCAGTAAACCAACAGGGGAATGATGTTTTAAAGGGTGAGGTAGTGTTCCACCACTATTAA
- a CDS encoding acyl-CoA dehydrogenase family protein, giving the protein MNFSYSEKVIELQNRLTVFMDEYIYPNESVYADQIDKKEPFSKVPPIMEELKEKAKQKGLWNLFLPESEFGAGLTNTEYAPLCEVMGRSAMAPEVFNCAAPDTGNMEVLVRYGTEEQKEKWLRPLLDGEIRSCFSMTEPDVASSDATNIQASIIRDGDEYVINGTKWWSSGAGDPRCKIAIVMGKNDPFAPTHEQQSMILVPLDAPGVTIKRILPVFGYDHAPHGHAEIEYNNVRVPASNMLWDEGKGFAIAQGRLGPGRIHHCMRSIGAAERALEELCKRVQSRIAFGKKLSEQGVIQEWIAEARIQIEQARLLTLKAAYMMDTVGNKEAKAEIAMIKVVAPNMALKVIDHAIQAFGAAGVSEDTPLAASWANIRTLRLADGPDEVHKRAIARYELKKYR; this is encoded by the coding sequence ATGAATTTTAGCTATTCCGAAAAAGTAATAGAGTTGCAAAATAGACTGACAGTATTTATGGATGAATACATCTATCCAAATGAAAGTGTATACGCTGATCAAATTGATAAAAAAGAGCCTTTTTCAAAGGTTCCACCGATTATGGAAGAACTAAAAGAAAAAGCAAAACAAAAGGGATTATGGAATTTGTTTTTACCAGAAAGTGAATTTGGGGCTGGCTTAACTAATACAGAATATGCACCACTTTGCGAGGTAATGGGCCGGTCGGCGATGGCCCCGGAGGTATTCAATTGTGCTGCGCCTGACACGGGAAATATGGAGGTTCTTGTTCGTTATGGAACAGAAGAGCAAAAAGAAAAATGGCTCAGGCCTTTATTAGATGGTGAAATACGTTCGTGTTTTTCGATGACGGAACCGGATGTGGCCTCATCAGATGCTACTAATATTCAGGCAAGTATCATTCGCGATGGTGACGAATACGTCATAAATGGAACAAAGTGGTGGTCTTCAGGTGCAGGGGATCCTCGCTGTAAAATTGCCATTGTCATGGGGAAAAATGATCCATTTGCTCCCACTCATGAACAGCAATCGATGATCCTTGTTCCTCTTGATGCACCTGGAGTAACCATTAAAAGAATACTGCCTGTTTTCGGATATGATCATGCTCCACATGGCCACGCGGAAATTGAATATAACAATGTCCGGGTACCGGCCTCTAATATGTTATGGGATGAGGGAAAAGGGTTTGCGATTGCGCAAGGTCGGCTTGGACCAGGAAGAATTCATCATTGTATGAGATCGATTGGCGCCGCAGAACGTGCTTTAGAGGAATTGTGTAAGCGTGTTCAGAGCCGGATTGCCTTTGGAAAAAAACTTTCCGAGCAAGGTGTTATCCAGGAATGGATTGCGGAGGCAAGAATTCAAATTGAACAAGCTAGATTACTTACGCTCAAAGCAGCGTACATGATGGATACCGTTGGAAATAAAGAAGCAAAGGCTGAAATCGCAATGATTAAAGTGGTTGCTCCCAATATGGCATTAAAGGTTATCGATCATGCGATTCAAGCGTTTGGGGCTGCTGGGGTCAGTGAAGATACACCACTTGCAGCAAGCTGGGCCAATATTCGTACACTCAGACTGGCAGATGGTCCAGATGAAGTTCACAAGCGGGCAATTGCCAGATACGAATTAAAAAAATATCGATGA